The following coding sequences lie in one Cherax quadricarinatus isolate ZL_2023a unplaced genomic scaffold, ASM3850222v1 Contig4007, whole genome shotgun sequence genomic window:
- the LOC128703680 gene encoding uncharacterized protein — MASCSRKLRSCALCLAFFLFWQLQLASKEDGLTDCTTQVLNEGAQEDVSLMDTSNSDSTITDNDGELSLSGTSNSDHLTADTNHVGTLKAISNSGHASASTEHVTKAKAISNSGQAAGNSDNTIKLEFINNRGIITTYTFNQPTPGIYGQNPSIENQLRSLGIIKFLELIYNPHNFMFLCDHPPVKFSSSFLGKYDDKCFGNHHRVQFNSVLSLCLYTYNVIYGSNSLNYAEIKITSSNQIFVVFYGDDFVNICLPMFMRYNYCKDEDLFTLCQENNQSFAFFHSKRCPRSPHLHDDYYSLIISNFLDGNIECIRTICQGSHMFIDGEVAGLRFRVTNFNVLINNTSCYHKVNPIRLFAADEIFYFTMNIHWPCCYPNYFVAWKGCPEERGLIGAWNYLPLSCRISELVLIVIVAVIMVSGVVGNLMVVVVMLMVMVMENGPQEGHESIMLRTSLAFSDLLVSLFVVVPSFYYHLEPFFTLFYRLLIDSPYLIREDDFILFSYIKPFDEGFPLFQAFLFCLYSIVSLLTLFLLSVERLVFFSRPSKYCEYFTVRRVWAAITFTWVLGFLDTLLFMYHRDGYFVTHWSTFNKLPIFFSVFHPDSLFYKTLHNSQLVLLETTSYCTIVVSVLAIWTFQKQQARESREWNKDNMGYSGPRDKENRHILVTQIVMTVCLFVSNVPLHIDISFILTEGLPSIYKYELISYICWWLFLSGTAWNPWIYNAQSRKFRNDATRILRKIIPGMRGKDENTVGRTKMLLALGLEAKQE, encoded by the coding sequence ATGGCTTCGTGTTCCAGAAAGCTGAGGTCTTGTGCCTTGTGCCttgcattttttttattctggCAACTCCAGCTGGCAAGCAAGGAAGACGGCTTGACGGATTGCACAACACAGGTTCTGAATGAAGGCGCCCAAGAAGATGTCAGCTTAATGGACACTAGCAATAGCGATTCTACCATTACTGACAATGATGGTGAATTAAGCCTGTCAGGTACCAGCAACAGTGACCACCTTACTGCGGACACCAACCATGTTGGAACACTGAAAGCAATCAGCAACAGTGGCCATGCTTCTGCTAGCACAGAACACGTTACTAAGGCAAAAGCGATCAGCAACAGCGGTCAAGCTGCTGGTAACAGTGACAATACTATCAAGCTAGAATTTATCAACAATAGAGGCATTATTACAACTTATACTTTCAACCAACCAACGCCAGGAATATATGGCCAAAACCCGAGCATCGAGAACCAGTTGAGATCTCTTGGCATAATTAAGTTTCTGGAACTTATATATAATCCGCATAACTTTATGTTCTTGTGCGACCATCCTCCAGTCAAGTTCTCATCGTCGTTCTTAGGGAAATATGATGATAAATGTTTTGGGAACCACCACAGAGTCCAGTTTAATTCAGTTCTATCTCTGTGTCTTTATACATACAACGTGATATACGGGAGTAACTCCTTAAACTATGCTGAAATTAAAATTACTTCAAGTAATCAAATATTTGTTGTATTCTATGGCGATGATTTTGTTAACATTTGTTTGCCAATGTTCATGAGATATAATTACTGTAAAGACGAGGATTTGTTTACTCTGTGTCAAGAGAATAATCAAAGTTTTGCATTTTTTCATTCCAAACGTTGTCCACGTTCACCACACCTACACGATGACTACTATTCATTAATTATATCCAATTTTCTTGATGGAAATATAGAGTGTATAAGAACCATTTGTCAGGGAAGTCATATGTTCATCGACGGCGAGGTAGCTGGACTTCGTTTTCGGGTAACCAATTTTAATGTACTAATAAATAACACTTCCTGCTATCATAAAGTTAATCCCATTCGTTTATTTGCTGCAGATGAGATATTCTATTTTACAATGAACATTCACTGGCCTTGCTGCTACCCTAATTATTTTGTGGCATGGAAAGGTTGCCCAGAAGAACGTGGATTGATCGGTGCATGGAATTACCTGCCGCTATCGTGTCGGATAAGTGAGCTGGTACTTATCGTGATTGTGGCAGTGATAATGGTTAGTGGAGTGGTGGGCaacttgatggtggtagttgtgatgctgatggtgatggtaatggagAACGGGCCACAAGAAGGACACGAGTCCATTATGCTTCGCACCTCCCTCGCTTTCTCTGACTTATTAGTGTCTCtctttgttgttgttccttcatTTTATTACCACCTGGAACCATTTTTTACTCTGTTTTATCGCCTTTTGATAGACAGCCCATACCTAATCAGGGAGGACGATTTTATTTTGTTTTCTTACATTAAACCGTTTGATGAGGGATTTCCTCTCTTTCAGGCTTTCTTGTTCTGCCTATACTCCATTGTATCATTATTAACACTCTTTCTGTTGAGCGTGGAGAGGTTGGTGTTCTTCAGTAGACCCTCAAAGTACTGCGAATACTTTACAGTGAGGCGGGTGTGGGCAGCAATAACATTCACTTGGGTTCTTGGCTTCCTTGACACACTCCTCTTCATGTATCACAGGGATGGCTACTTTGTAACTCACTGGTCAACTTTCAACAAACTTCCcatattcttctcagtatttcatCCAGATAGCTTGTTCTATAAGACACTGCATAATAGTCAGCTGGTACTATTAGAAACCACCAGCTATTGTACTATTGTTGTCTCTGTGCTAGCAATCTGGACCTTCCAGAAACAACAGGCAAGAGAGTCTCGGGAATGGAACAAAGATAATATGGGATATTCAGGGCCAAGAGATAAGGAAAATAGACACATTTTGGTGACTCAAATTGTAATGACTGTGTGCCTCTTTGTCTCTAACGTCCCCTTACACATTGACATATCTTTCATCTTGACAGAAGGTCTTCCTAGCATCTACAAATATGAACTGATTTCTTATATTTGCTGGTGGCTCTTTCTCTCTGGAACAGCCTGGAACCCATGGATCTACAATGCTCAGAGCAGAAAGTTCAGAAATGACGCAACTCGGATACTAAGAAAAATCATCCCTGGGATGAGAGGTAAAGATGAGAACACTGTAGGGAGGACGAAAATGttgttagctctgggactagaagCTAAACAAGAATAA